The Theobroma cacao cultivar B97-61/B2 chromosome 2, Criollo_cocoa_genome_V2, whole genome shotgun sequence genome includes the window AAAGATAGCAGAATCGAATGGTTTCTCTCAACGAAATTGATGGTTGATGATATATATAGCCATTAATTTTGATGAGCTTCGATTTGACTAGAGAAGGCCACCAATTGcttaattatttcatttttggctTTAGTATTTGGAACTCTGGTCTTGTTTTGGACCATAAAAAGATGCTTGTACTACTTGTAACACTTATTATGTTAAcacaagaaaggaaagttAGGCCTAAGGCAAAGTACCTTGACATTACAATACAAAATGTACGAAAGATATATAATTATAGCAATAAGATATACTAAAAATGGCTAAACATTTATAAGTTTacttgggttttttttttctactcaTATGACTAGTTCTTTGTCTCTTCTTTTCAATAATGGGGATGTGCCACCATATGAGAAACATATAGGTACGCACATAAAAAGTGTtggaaatttgtttttgttcacATTATACATATGATAGACAATGATGTTGCGAAATCTAACTTAAGCTGATTTCACGGCGTCCCCGAAGAGGCTTAAATAGTTCGACGACGAGATCAATCAAGGGCAAAGCAACAGTTGTACCAATCACTCCTCTTATTTAACACCCAATCATTCTTTATTATTGCATCACACCAAATTATATCCATTCCATTATTGTGGAGATGGGCCACCACTGTCACCCTCAACACAGTTTTATCAATACTTATTTGTTCCCCACCAATCCTTGAGTTCCAAAATTATACTGAAGGTTTAGAATATCAAGGGTATGCATGAGTCGGAGGGAGGGTGAGCATTTGGCAATGGGCAGGGGCGAGGATGAGTGCTCGtgcaaaacaatatttattgaCATGACCTGTCACGGTTTGGTACATTCCCATTTCAGGATTCTTGCTCTCTATATGACTCAATCatttaagaatttattttttaaatttcaaatattataattacaCGTACCATCACATCCTAAAGTTAGCTTGTATTTGAGTAGTAATCCCATCAAAatgtaaatcaaatttttactaatataTCTATGAACCATTAGATAAAAGTTGTTGATTaagatgaatttattttattaaacatgGGAGCTATCTAATTCCTATATCATAGTCGCAATCAGTGACAAGAATTACGTGGATAAAACACAAAAGATTAGTGCATAGAAGCATTTGATGACTTTGCTATGAGGAGCAAAGGAATTGAACTTAAAACGTGTGGAAGATATGCAATTCATAATTGAAGAGTCTGAGACAACTTGATGGCGAAACCATCGAAGGCGGTGGTGGGAATCGAGCCACGTATCCTCCATTCTCTCCCCACATGCATGTCCCCTTTGGTTGTTGGGGATTGGCCAGACATAGATGTATTGGAGCCTTAACCACTACCCAAAATTCCTCCACTGGCGGCCTTTCACCCTTTGCTTCTCTCTTTCATTAGAATTTGCACCGAAATGCTGCAATGCCAACATTCGAGATTTCTATTTCTATGAAGAAGCTcttatgttatttatttaaagcTCCACTTGCAGTTCGTGAAGTGTTTTGGACGGTGTAGacactaaaattataataaaattttattagtaaaaaaaattataaacaaaaatcataaacaaaaatcacaccaaaaaaaaatataaataaaaataaaaaaaaagagagaaaagaggagAGGGGTacgactggcagggtgcgAACACACCTTGCCAGGCACCTCCCTCaccctgccagacgcgaattTATAAAACCCTACTATAGCACTACACTCGGCCAAAAAGTCGAGTGTATAAAGCCCCATTGTAGCAAAGGGGATCGGGGGAGGAAAAGGAGCCAACGACAATCCTAAAAAACCAGCATTCAAAAACCCTAGAAAAAAATCCCTAGGCAGCCAAGAAACCACAATCGGTAGATCAAAAATCCTAAGCTTCCTAGCAGCCACAACAATCcacaaaaatcaaagaaatataCCAAAAAATGAATaccaaaaaatcataaaatatgcACAATGAGAGGGGGAGAATGGTTGGGTTTTTTGGGtgaatttttggttgatttttagGGGGGATAAAGCTTAGGTATTTACCGCCGGTAAGAGTGGGTAAAGCTTGGGTTATTTGCCGCCGATTAGGAGGGATAAAGCTTGGGTATTTGCTGCCGGTTAGAGTGGGTAAAGCTTGGGTTAGTTGCCGTCGGTTATGGGGGATAAAGCTTGGGTATTTGCCGCCGATTAGAGTGGGTAAAGCTTGGGTTAGTTGCCGTTGGTTAGGAGGGATAAAACTGGGGTATTTACTGTCGATTAGAGTGGGTAAAGCTTGGGTTAGCTGTCGCCGATTGTAGAGGGAACCGGGGCTTGAGTACTAGCTATCGACGACGTCGAGcggctgcagcgagaatagATTTGGAGTTAGTGTCGGCCGGTGGTACacatagagagagagaaaccCGACCGGCGGCTTGGTAGAGAAGGGAGAGAGTTTgggttctagagagagaaagtgagaagaaaaaagagagaaaagaaagttttTATAGCTAGGGTCTGTTTGGGTTAGGAGAGGATCATACGACGCCGTTTCATTCAAGGAGAACCACAccaaaacgacgtcgtttcaAGAAAAGGGGAGCTGAGTCTTGAATTTGGCTAGCGGGCTTTTGCTGGGCTGATATTCTTTGGGCTTGGTTGGGTTTAAGCTTTGGgtaagtttattttaaaaccTTTAAACTATTGAACATTTGCAttggttgattttatttttaggaattttttaaaaatatattttatgttaataaaATGGtacaaatatgaatttgaggaatttTAGGAAAGCAAAATCATAGAaacacaaaaaatatatatatatgaaaatagataaggataaaaataaattgtgaaaaattaaaatcgaaaaatataaaaaaaatggaaatgaaTGGAATGGATGATAGgctaaaaaatatttagattaaattaagaaaaaattggaaattattgaaatattggTGGGGTAATCTTaggtaaaaatatatgaaagtGCAtgtaaaatatgtttatacaTTAGATCGGAAGAATATGTTTAGTGAATGAGAATAAACAAGGaagaaacattttatgttaaataaaagataataataagttGAGTTAgtcaaataatcataataggATAGGTATTAGAATCGACCTTAGAAAATCGAATTTTAAGATGCCACGATATTAATTATAGGAGTAATATATAaataccgatgatgggatgattggtCGGGACGGGAGGAGTCGTAATCCCGAGTTAATTTTTCCTAGGTTCGGAATTCGAATCAAGGCCCCACCAATATGATGGGAGGGTCTCGATTTTGATATTctgagatttttattttaaataaataaaaattttactacataaaaattagttaaaaataataaataaaaaaaataaaaaaataaaaataaatgctatatttaatttgttcaagaaaatataataataataaaataagaataaatttcaaaaagcatagcatatatatatatatatatatattgcatcatgcatatcattgcatataaatatttttgttttcgagtttaagccccgatgatgggatctccCGGAGATCTTGCGAAGACGGGTATTCCTCGAAAAGTTCTCTAGATGAAAAGGTATCCTCGGGTCCCACCaatatgatgggagggctcgagaaacatatttaataacaagcttttgctcgtattaggttcattattcatgaaaatattattttttaacgaAAAATGTATGATAACCCCGATGGTAGGATTTATTCGTTGAATTTGTGAAGGTGAATTTCTTGGATAATTTTTTAGGTGAGAGAACACcccggatcccaccagtatgatgggcggattcgaGAGAACGTCctcaataaaaggttattcgtccaacatatttttatctcacaccatgcatttcatcttgcctcacacttgcatttcattttagaatcaaataaaataatttaataaaattggagataaaataagtaaataatagttaaggaaataaaatgaacttaaaaaaataagacctaataggataatctaaaaatggtaccgttcatggaacagGAGTTTCgagggtgctaatccttctccgggcgtaaccgtactcccgaacttagatataaaaaaaatgtagacTAGTTTAAGATTCTTTCGACGGGCTTAAATCTAATTAAGATTctgtcgattagaatcgagtcaataggtggtcAATCACAcatagtaaaaaagattgatgatgacttttaattttttaaagttttcactcacGTCTGATGATCGGGTCCTCGGATCCACATATTACGATAGACTGTATCTGCCAGAAAATATTGTCTACCTGTTTTGTTCCCGTCGTAGCACAAATCTCAATTCGGAAAACAATATGTAAAATGTTTTTAGGACCCCCCACCCACCCACTTTGTTGGACTCAAAAGAGGTTATCTTGGCTCTCTGCTCTCTAGTGGTGGCCAAAGCCCATCCACATAgattttgctttattttagCAGGGGGTCCAGGGTACTTTGGAGGGCCCGTTGGATTAGTTTCGTGGATGAGAATGCCCGGTCTCTCCCTCTCATTAATCATGAtggtagaaaaaaaaaaacaaaaatttccaACTTTTTCCTGCACTTTTTGGGGCTCTTGGTGAATGATATTTCTATATTTTGGCATTTCATTGTTGTTAGGCTTCTCAACTCGATTTCAACTGGCCTTTGGTGGGCCAAAGCTGACTTGAGCTGAGACTGACTGTTAATGCTTGGAGGGTGATAATGAGGTCCACTTGAGATCAGATCTGAAAAGGCCAATGGTCCAGTTAAGATTGGGCCGACTTAGAGCGAAGAATCCAAAGACTTAGGGACATTTTCTAATGCTCTAGCCTCCAGGAGTGCTTGCAGGACCCGAAATTGAAATCAAGTAAAACTTGTTGTTATTGCAGATGAATCAGGATTATTCCAAGTCATACAAACATTTTCTACACATGACAATGAAATTTCCAAACTAAGTAGAATTCAATGGCTCTGGTTTccagaaatgaaaaagaaaagaccaaTTAACTACAATCACAAGTTTTGGAAATAGAATTTTGTGCATGTTTTGAAGCCTCTTCTAACTTGCTTGTTTTGACATCCTTTAGAACATTTCTAGCCCACTCTGCAAAATGGGTCTCATTGTATCCAATCCTGCCACTTTTGTAGAGTGACATACAGCGACGATCATCGTCTGAGTAGGGGCAGTTTTCCCCGTCGGGGTCTCTCCAATCGCCTCGGTGCCTCATTCCAGACCAGCTAGCCATCCAATGATACACGTACTGGCCTACGCCAGCAAGTTTTAGCCATCCTTTGGGGAAGAACTCCATCACGCTGCTGTTTCGATCCATTAGGAACAAGTTGGTCAACTGGGCACCGTGTGGGGATATTAAAATATCCGTTAAACTCATTAGCTTCACCTGGATTTTCAAACATGTAAATTTCCAAGCAGGTCAAGCACTCTTAATTAGCACATGAGTTTTTTGAGTTCATCTACTGAACTAATTAGAGTACTCAAATCTTTGTatcattaaatcaaatataataacacTATTCAACCGAACAAATATAACATCGATCacttagttaaaatttttattttaaaaaatatttttttatttaataatatattagtttaattaaatttatataacgACAACATATATTAATTACtaatctttttataattttttttggtattgGAAGAAGAGGGATTCAAATcttatttttaagtaaaaagattatacaccaattaatgaattaaatgcTTGAATACCACTTTaccaaaaatttataaacttttttttcattttttcataatGTAAAATAGGGTCAATTTTGAAAACCAACTTATCAATGAAACTGCCATGGATGTTCCAAACATGGATTTGCACTTTCTGTATCACATATGATTGAATGTTACATATGTTGACTAAAGTTAAATCCGGTTAGATAGTGGTGGTGGGCGGTGGGGGAGAATATTCTCCTCCAAAAACcctaattaataataataattaattttcagtGATCTGAATCCTAAGTATCACCTTATTTACATGATGGTGTTCCCTTAAGTGGGATTACACAGAATCATGGAACCACATGAATCCCAGTATCCCAATATATAACCTGTTTGAATGGGTTTCACATGTGTAACGCacacaaattttgaaaaacatttcaaaggcaaattaagaaaatacaACTACTAGTATACTAACCTGCTCACAAATGGTGAGATTGTTGGAGTAAGCCACTATTAACTGGCAGCCCTCTACTTTCATGCACTCCTTTTCAAAGATCGCAATCACAGCTGTCTCGTTCCTGAAAGATCTTGGTCCAGTCCTCATGAGCAAGGTCATCCCGATGCCTGGTCTTTTCTGGTCACCGCTCACATTACAGTACACGCGAGCCTTACACCTAATAAGATCATAAACTTCCATTCTTCTCTCCCTTGACATCCCTCCCTCGTTGTGTCTCATCACGACAGCCTTTACAAAGCAAACTGGCTGATCATCATCTTCAATTCCGTTAAACCCTTCGATGTACGGAGCCTGGCCAAATGTAGCCTCCATCAGGGTGTTTAGCCAGGTTCCCATTTTGAACCTGAGCTCACCCCAATGGTACAGGATCCATCTCGTGGGAGTTTCACAACTGTTTTTTCTATGCCAAGCAACGAAAGGTACCATAGCCGACAGACCGTGCCATATGTTATCATAATTGTAATGATTGTAAGCTACAAAAGTCAGGCCTTTCATCAGGGTAGCATTGGAAGGAAGTGCTTCAGGCCATGCCAATGCGTAGTAGTTCCAGGAGCCGTCATGGGTGTCGCGGCCTTTCAGGCAGAGCAGCCTACCGTTGGAGGAATCAGATGGAAACTGTTGGTATTGAACCTCACCTTCCTCGTGAGTATCATACATGGAACTCATAAACCACGTGTGGCCTGGAAGGGGTTGGTTTGCATAACGAAGGTCTTTCAGTGGGAGAAACGTAACGGAATCGCGAAGCTTTTGAGTCATGGACTCCAGGACGTCCTGGGTGCAGTTGGGTGAAGCTAAGGTTTTGTTGATGACTTCTTGCCATTGTTGCAAGAAAGACCAGGACGGTAACGGGGAGGGGGAAATGGGTGGCGTATGGAGGGATCGGATTTGTAAGAGAAGCAAAAGGGTGACGCAAAAAGCTAGGATGTAAAGGGAGAGTTTCGGGGAATAAAAGGAGAATGGCAAGAGGGTCCGCTCGTATTTGAAGCTTTTAGGTCTGTGTAGTGATCCTGGACAAGATTTGTTCATGGCTacgcaaaaagaaaaaggaaatgccAAGATAGGAAAGTGATAGTAAGAAGCTGTATAGATGATGCTTTCAGGCTTGGAGGAGAATGGAATTTGGTGTCCTCACTCTCTCTCAGAAACTGACAAATTATCACAATTCATATCCCAATACCTCACTCAAatattctctctctctaagaaaaaaaacattaagttaaaataataaacaaataaaagtaGCAGTGGGAAACCCAACTTTACAAATTCCCAAAATGTAGCATATATCAGAAAATTCTCACGTTTAATGCATATTTGAACAGAAAAGTACTCAACTTTCTGGTGCTATGGGGATGCAAGTTGACAAGATAATATACAATTACAATATAAAACATGCCATTTCCAACGCATGACCTCGTTTTTCATCTACGAACTTTATGACCATCCGACGGTTATCAGTGGATCTATTTTGACCTACAAAGTTAAAAAGAATAGCTTCAcctaaaaggaaagaagaaaaaacagaccaaaaatgatataaaaacaaattaaaatccaGATTTCAAGGCAGGAAGCAAGGTACACCTAGATGTGTAAAGGATTAAAAGCTATATAATTTGAAACATATTTCAATCTTACgtttcatttatttaatgtGTAACGTGGGTAAAGCTTATTATGCTTTAGTTTCagtattttttacttttaagtttGCTTCCAAATTATTAAATCGAAATGATTActgaaagaagaaattaagaaagtAGTGAGTTATTAcaggaataaaaaaaaaaacactacaAAAAactgatttttaatatttcaatacTGTGCTGATAATATCAATTCgttgaaaatataatttcaGTATATTCTATCCACAATGTTATTCTTCCATTGATCAAAGAAATTGTCAACAAGAGGATAAATTTATCGAAGAAGACAGCAAAGGATAATAGAGGTTGGTATATAAGTAAAAGATGTATAAAAAAAGGAGTTGTATTAGTAAATTCTCTTTTTAATcacttaattattaataatgtaTGGTGAGTTATTGAGATGAAtatatttggaaaaaaaagtgGAGGATATGGAAATTGAGGGTTCTGAAAGGTGCAGCACTAGTAGGTAGTAGAACTTGAGGGTTAAACAATAATCTTACTTTATATAGGTAGACTTAAGCCTCGGGCATCCAAGGTCCAAATCTAAATTCATATTTCCATAACAAAATAGCTAATTAGCTGGTGTTTAATGGGTTTAGTTCCACTAGCTTTTTGGTTAAGACCCTTTTCTCCTAGTGGACACTGGCTGGGGATAACACTGAAATATCTTAATCACTGTATTGcccttttcatttttgctttggtTTCTGAAAAGAAGATTAATGTAATCATCACTTATTAGTACTTTCTTTTGTCAACAAACTTTAATTTCTTATCAGACCTTTTAAACTATTTAtgatctctttactttttacCAATTTGCATTAAAAGTATTCGATATAAGACAAGTCCTTTGCCCCTGCCAATTTAGCTTCCAATATTCATTAGAATCAGGCAGTTCCCCTTAAATAACCTGCTACAGACCAGATgcctaaaaaagaaaactaatagCCTAAAAGTGGAAAAAACAATCTGAGAAGATTCCGATGAACACTGAAATCTGAAGTTACTTGGCCTATAAATCATTCCGAACCTGTATCTTACTATGGGCTCTCATCTGACTCCTCTTCGCGAGGGTAAGCAAGCAAAGTCAACAAACAATCAGAGCATTTATATTATATCTGATCTGGGACTACCAATTTATTAGTACAACAACTCCATTGAGGATTGACCTGGCTTATATGCCGATAAAAGATTTGATGAGAGGAAACATTTTTCCAAGTTTTTCTCGATTACAATATCAATGAAGGAATACCTTTTTTAGCCAGTTTTAGCAATTAGCATTTTTCGTGCAGGTTGAGGtgtggtcaaaatgaggaatATCTAGACCCCTACTATACAAGAGATAAGCAAAACAATGCCTCCTATGGATATGGGTGGAGGGATGGAAGAATGGAGCTGTAACTTCTCGAATGGCAGAATGATGTGGTGGCAGAGACAAAGCACAACCTAGAGAAACTCATctcaactttacaattctgaCTAGAGAGACAATAAGCACTGGCATCAGGGAAGGCCGTGAGCAAGTTATGCCTGCATCAGGTTTCTTAATGTAAATATTACTTCGCATTTTTGTCTTCACCTTCACCATTCGCACAAGCAAATAACAATAAATGCTGACGACCACAAatattagataaaataatGGGGAGAGGGGGAAGAGGAGGCAGCAGGGTGGAGATACCCCACGTTCAAATTACCTGATTAACTGAACCGCACATCCAACACATAGGCAGTATCCAATAACGTGCACTTTCTATTTACATAGGAAATCTGCAAACCATATTTTAACAGCAAGTCAAGTTATCCACATCATACCAATTAAAAGAGTCAGCTTATTCTAACTGTCTTTAGTTTTTGCCATCCGGTCAAAGCTTCAATCATGTGGAGCTATCTTTTCATGTTTGTCAGCACTTTTGTACAGCGGACTCAAAATGCTGTACAGAGGTTGTTGATCTTAACGTTAGAAGAACACTCTTGCGGAACAGGACCAGTGGAGCCACATAGTCTGGTTCTTTTTGGTTCAGAAATCCTCACATGTGAAATCGCAACAGTGAGAGCATCAACCAACATGCAGTCCTGCACTTCTGACCTTGTTGTAGATGAACTATCAGATGATAAAAAGCAGAAACAATCATCATTAAGAAAGCCACTTGGCATTTCCTTGTTTCTCTCTGACACTACCCTGGGTGAGATAGTCAGTTGTTGGGACGTCAGCCTTCCATGGTTTCTCATTCCTGGCTTCAAAGCAACCATTTCCAATGATGCTTCAGTATGGAACAGTATCCATGGATGCCCTGGAAAATTATAAAGTCAAATGCATCAAGAGATAAAATACATAAGTTGGATTtcagttcatttttttttctctttctggcATTTAATTCCTTCTTGGTAAAACTAAAATCTAAACAAGCATATAAACTCTTAGTTAATTGCCTAATTTGTCTATAAGTGTTTAgtaattttataattgatcACGATGTGGTTAAACACAGATTGGAGTGGTGACTCAAACAGCTTCATGTCTTCTGCATAAATTGGTTGACGCCATTTATCAGATGTTTTTTCAATGTAGCTTAAACATGACTGGAGGAACAGCTGAGCAGCTGGTCTAACAAGTTGAGACAGAACCAATTTCCTAATGGCCCAGAAGAGATCAAGAACATGACTTTGGAAGGCAATAATTCATGGATGCTTCTGTAGCATTCACTGTTTGAGGTACCAGGAGTGCAAAATACAATGTGAATAGTGGCATGCAACTAGATTGTTTCCCATAAAACAGCCTCTGATGAAATGCAAATGAAGTGCTTTACATTAATGTTGGTTGATCAATGAAACTGTTATTGGCAAAGTCATTTTTCAGTGCACCAATCGTGGTGTTTTCTGTAACTAGATAtcttatttttgaataattcaGAAAAATATTGAGAATACAGTATACTTACTTAATACTTCGTCAGCAGTTAACCTTGCTGAAACATCTCTTGTCAGCATATGGGCAACCAGATCCCGTGCAGGTTGAGAGATGGATCTCCATACTCCATTCTCAAAATCAAGGTTGACATTCTTAATAGCCTCAAAGACTGAATCCAAAGTATCACCTTGGAATGGAAGTACACTAACCAATAGAGCATGAAGGAGGACACCAGCACTCCAGATGTCAACTTTTTCTGAATAATTGCCCATTAAAACTTCCGGGGCAACATAAGCAGGACTCCCTACCACACCTGTCAAGCTCTGACCTAGAAGAATTAAAGCAAATGTTCATTTAGACAGACTACCCATAATTGAATGCTGTGATagagaattcaaatataaaGAACCACTAGTAGACATCGATGGAACAACacatttcaatttaaaaaaaaaaaatgcattatCAAGTGCTCTTATTTCACTAAAAAGAGGGTCATGGTACACAGGCACAGCTGATGGCATCATcttaaatatttcatttccTAGAGTAAAAACTTAGGATGTCTTCTTTCTGCCATTTACCCTCTTCTcctatttttataaatttcattttagttgCAAATCAAACATGCATGTCAAAAATAACCTCCAAAGCCAATAAGTATTGATTAAACCCAAAGCAGTTAGATGCTTGATTTAtcaaacaatttatttattgcaTCAATCATGATTTACTGCCCTTAAACTACTGATGGACTCAAAGCGGCTCAACCAAAGGAGCAGATGGTGTAATTCGCAGTGAAAATAAACATCGAGCATCCACTATAAATTGAACAGCTTAAATAGTCCAGATCCCAGAACATATCCATGAATATCAGAAGACCACAATAaacttgaaaaacaaaattaccatttgacATCCTCACTGCTAATCCAAAGTCTGCGAGCTTCATCTGTCCAGAAGCTGTAAGAAGGATATTCTCAGGCTTTATATCTCGATGAACAACACCCATATCATGGCAATATTTGATAACTAGAACCAGTTCCTTGAGTATATTAGCAGCACAATACTCTGAATACTGCCTCTCTTTAGCCATCTGATCCAGCAACCGTCCCCCAGAGCAGAGCTCCATCACAAGAAAGAAGGATTTCAAATCCTCATATACTGCCTTCAATGTCACAATACCAGGATGACCAGAAAGGTGTTGCATTATCTCCACTTCCTGATGCACAAGCTCTTCACCCTTGCATAATGTTTTGCATGCAAACTCTTCACCATTCACTTTACTTCGACACAATACAACGGATCCAAACTTTCCACATCCAATTGTTGCACCCAAATCATAATCTt containing:
- the LOC18608233 gene encoding serine/threonine-protein kinase PEPKR2 — translated: MEALGKKRKGPEVLPSCRRSFTPVTIVWSPLSLEDYSRQKKKCKEDEVKVAIGSVRSVVRGIVTAPPCGSATLDPSNRGLKRKIGCIDAATTLGRKKKIEQDYDLGATIGCGKFGSVVLCRSKVNGEEFACKTLCKGEELVHQEVEIMQHLSGHPGIVTLKAVYEDLKSFFLVMELCSGGRLLDQMAKERQYSEYCAANILKELVLVIKYCHDMGVVHRDIKPENILLTASGQMKLADFGLAVRMSNGQSLTGVVGSPAYVAPEVLMGNYSEKVDIWSAGVLLHALLVSVLPFQGDTLDSVFEAIKNVNLDFENGVWRSISQPARDLVAHMLTRDVSARLTADEVLRHPWILFHTEASLEMVALKPGMRNHGRLTSQQLTISPRVVSERNKEMPSGFLNDDCFCFLSSDSSSTTRSEVQDCMLVDALTVAISHVRISEPKRTRLCGSTGPVPQECSSNVKINNLCTAF
- the LOC18608232 gene encoding uncharacterized protein LOC18608232, which encodes MNKSCPGSLHRPKSFKYERTLLPFSFYSPKLSLYILAFCVTLLLLLQIRSLHTPPISPSPLPSWSFLQQWQEVINKTLASPNCTQDVLESMTQKLRDSVTFLPLKDLRYANQPLPGHTWFMSSMYDTHEEGEVQYQQFPSDSSNGRLLCLKGRDTHDGSWNYYALAWPEALPSNATLMKGLTFVAYNHYNYDNIWHGLSAMVPFVAWHRKNSCETPTRWILYHWGELRFKMGTWLNTLMEATFGQAPYIEGFNGIEDDDQPVCFVKAVVMRHNEGGMSRERRMEVYDLIRCKARVYCNVSGDQKRPGIGMTLLMRTGPRSFRNETAVIAIFEKECMKVEGCQLIVAYSNNLTICEQVKLMSLTDILISPHGAQLTNLFLMDRNSSVMEFFPKGWLKLAGVGQYVYHWMASWSGMRHRGDWRDPDGENCPYSDDDRRCMSLYKSGRIGYNETHFAEWARNVLKDVKTSKLEEASKHAQNSISKTCDCS